The sequence GCGGCGTACGCCCGCCCAGTCCCCCATGAGGCTCGCCATTGTAGTTGGCGAGAACAACGTAGATCACATCTTCGAGCTCGTCGAGCGTCATCATCAGCGAAGCGTTCTCGCCGACATCATTGAGCACACGTTCGACTGCGCGCGGATCGCTGCCCGTGGTCGCCGGCAATCTGTGCGCGAAATGCGACGCGAGCTGATCGAAGAAGCGCTCAATCAGCGCGCGTTCGTTCTTCTGGTCCAGTGGCCCGTTGTCAGCTGTGCAGCCGATGACATGGGTCAGGCGCTCAAGTGTCGCCTTCGCGAAATGTGCCTTCGCTGCGTCAAAGCGGAATGTGCCCCAGCACGCCCACGCGGTACCCGGAATCGCCTCGGACGGGAAGCCTCCGCCGGGTCTGACCGCCAGCGCCGGAATCTTCGAAGCGCGGGCTGTGTGTGGCATCAAGGCTCGCCTGCAAGGCCGCGGCAATGTCGTCCTTGTTGTACTCGCGACCGATATGCGCAAGCCAAGAACGATCTCCTGATACTCGCAGGCTGTGTTAAAGCGGACACCTCCACAAACACAACAGAGGATCTGGGCGATGATCGCAAGAAGAACCACCATCCGGCAACTACCGCTGACCGAGGTCGTTGACCGCGACACTCCCGGCGTGACGCCGGTTAGCATCACCACACCCGAGGGCGGCACCATCTATCACACGGTCCCGCTCGCAGACCCCGCCACCGGCAAGCAGCGCGACGCACGCTCGCAGTGGATCTCAAGCACCTTCCCTCTCTTCCCCGTTGTCCGACTTGCTGACGGCGCGCCGTGGGCTGAAGCGAACATCTGGCTCATCGATATGCTGGAGGCGAAGTCCTCGCCCAACATGTTGACGTACGCCAGCATCGCTGACGATCTGGCGGGGTTCCGTCGTTACCTGGATGACGAGGGTATCGACTGGCTAACGTTCCCCGCAAACAAGCGACAACGGCCGACCTACCGCTATAGCGCATCGATCAAGCTGGCCGTGCAGGCAGGCGAACTGTCTGCAGGAGTCGCGAAGCGTCGCATGGGTGCTGTAGTGCGCTTCTATCGCTGGCTCATAACCGAAGCAGGCTTCAGGCCCGCGAACGCGCCGTGGGTCGAATCTGATCGTTTCATTGGGTTCAAGGACCAGAAGGGATTCAGCGGCGTGATCGAGGTCAAGACCACTGACCTGTCGATCCGCTGTCGCCGCGCGGAAGACCCGTGGGACGATCGCATTCAGGACGGCGGTCGCCTGCGCCCGCTCTCCTCTTCCGAGCAGTCGGTGCTACTTGAATCGTTAGCCGCTCTCGGCAACATCGAGATGACGCTGGTTCATCTGTTCGCGCTGTTGACGGGAGCTCGCATCCAGACGGTACTGACCTTGCGTGCGAAACACGTAATGTGCAAGCCGGGCGAGTTTCACGGCGATGACTTCCGTCTCGCCTGCGGGCCGGGTACGGGCATCGACACGAAGGGCGGTGTCAAGGGCGTGTTGCACCTGCCGCGCGGTTTCTACGAGCGGCTGTACATCTACGTGCACAGCGATCGTGCGCGCAAGCGTCGCCAACTGGCAGACGGCGGCGATCACCCCGACCAGCCGCTCTTTCTGAGCTATCGCGGTGCGCCGCTCTACGAGGATCGCGCATCGCGCGGCCCGGTCAGCACTGGCCCTCAGGTGCGCCGTCACGTCAAGACTGGACAGGCCGTGCGTCAGTTCATCAAAGACGAACTATTGCCCATGATGCGCGCGCAGCTCGGCAACCTCAGGTACGAGTTTAGCTTTCACGACCTGCGTGCAACCTTCGGGCTGAACATGGTCGACGCGATGACCGCGAATGAGACCAAGTACACGCGGGCGCTCGATCAGTTGCGGCAGCTGATGTGGCACACACGACTGTCCACGACCGAGGGCTATCTCAGCTACCGCGAGAACCGCAAGCTGTTCGACGCTGTGCAGGACAGCTGGGGCACACACCTGTCGACGCTGGTCACGCGCGCCCTGGACACTGCGGTGGCAGTATGAGCCGCCAGTACGAGGAAGTTCGCATGCCGATCGCGGTGGGCACGACGCTGCTGCACCCCGAGCGCGCGCTGCTCAAGTGGGAAGGCATTCGCAACCGTTCCGATATCGGACAGATCTGCTACCTGACGCGTGACACGTCGAACACGCGGCAAACGCGGCACACTTTCGACCCCAGAAGCTTCAGCAGCGAACGCACCAAGGTTGTACGCCTGCTGGTAACGCAGCTTTCTGAGCGTGTGACCCTTGGCGCCAAGCGTCCTGAGACTATCTACGGTGCTCTGCGCGGCGTGCTTGACTTCGTCAACTGGGCCGACAGGCTGGGCTTGCATCAAGTGCTCTGTGATGAGAAGGCTACGGCGGATGCGGTTCATCGTTACTTTCGTGAGAAGCGTGAACAGGTCCCGCTGGGCAACCTGAACCACAATACCGTCGCGCGCATTCAGCATAATCTGCTGTCGATGCTACGTGAGTTCTTCAGAAACGACGACTTCTGCGCCGATGCGAGGGTGCTGCGCCAGCAACAGTATGCTTATGCACCGACAGTTGTGCCCGACGCCGAGGCACAAGCCGCCTTGCTCGCGTGGGCTGACGCGCTCTTCAGCAGCATCAGCACGCTGGTGCTCGAATTCAAGCCATATCCGGTGCGCGTGACCACGGCGCGAGGTGAGAATCTTTGCCTTGTTCCGCACACACATAGCCGTAGTGAAGGGGACGACTCGAACGGCTTGCTTGGCTGGAATCTGGAGACGGGACAGCTGCGCACCCTGGAAGAACTCAAGAGGCGCATGGCCGAGGCTGGAGCTAAAAATCCTCGCCATCGTTCGTGGGCCATCGTTCGGTTAACGGCTAAACATCTTGCGGCGGCCAACGAGGACGCACAGTCACCGATCCGCCGCTCGCACGCTTCAATGGCGGCCTTTTGCTTCGCCACGCTGTTTCTGGCTGAAACGGGCGTCAGCCTCGCGCAGCTGCTGGCAATGAAGTGGAGCCCGGAGCTCGCCGCGAGCCTGCAGGATGCGTCTGTTGTACGTCAGAAGTTTCGCGAGGTTAAGTACCGTGCAGGTGGAATGGAAGTTACGTTCACCGTCTCGCTGGCCTTCATGCCAAAGCTCAAGGCGTATGTGGCATTGCGCAAATATCTTGTGCAGGACGCAAACTGGGACGCGTTGTTCATCGTAGTCGGGCATCATGCGCAGCTGCGGCGGCTAGCGGGTCTCTCAACCCAATTCCTTGATCGGCTTTACAGTCGACTCCGCACGCTCGGGATTGTGCTGCCGCGCATTAGCGCACGTCAGTGGCGTGCGGCAAAGCAGGATTGGGCAATAAGCAATCACGGCCCCGTCGTCGCAGCCAAGTTGATGGGCCACTCTTTGGCCACGGCGCTGCGCTCGTACTCGAACGGCACGGACACCGCGCACAAGGCTGAGATGGGCGCATTCCTCGCTTCAGTCGAGAAGACCGTGCTGAAGGCCGGCAACGACCCGGCGGGCACCATCAAGAGCGCGGTGGGCGTCTGCATCGAGTTCCACAAGCCTGCGCCGATCGCGGCTTCGGTCACCGTACAGCCTGACTGCCGCTCGACCGAAGGTTGCCTCTTCTGCGACCAGTACCGCGTGCACGCTGACGCCACCGACATCCGCAAGCTGCTGAGCTGCCGTCACTGCGTCAGGCTCGTGAGCGGGGGTGCTGGCTCGTTCGAGCAATACGAGAGCTCGTTCGGCGCGGTGCTGCGGCGCGTTGACTTCCTGCTGGTCGAACTGCGCAAGCGCGATTCCGCGCTGGTCGGTCAGATCGAGCGCGACGTTGATATTGATGGAAATCTGGACGCTTTCTGGTCGACCAAGCTCGATCAGCTTTACGAATTGGGAGTGGCATGAACAATATGCTGATCGCGGCGCTCGCCGAACGCCCCGACTGGTATCGCATCGAAGACGATGCGGTCGTCACGCGCGACACGGATGGACACCCTGCTTCGCTGTTCGGTGACGACGCCTGGGACATCCGTGCATATGCGATTGGATCGCGCCGCACCAATATCCACTTTAGGGGTCACCCGCCTAACGACGCAGGCCGCATCCTTTCAGATACGACTACGCGTCAGTGGAAGCAGGTCATGTACTTTCTGATGCACGAAGCGACCGAGACGGTACCGGCGTCCAGTACTCTTCAATCTTGTTCAGTTTACCTGAAGGACTTCATTTTCTTTGCTGCCGAACGCCAGCTTACTCTTTATGAGGGGCTATCCAACATCCCCGTTGTTCTGGACTATGTGGCACAAGCCGGGATGGACATGAAGGCCCAACGCCTTCATTCGATTCTGGCGAAGCTTCATCGGCTGGGCGCCGAGGCCACAGGGCTGCGCGTGCCGTTGACCCAACTGCATAAGCCTCTGCTCGAACGCTCCGCGCAACGCGCCGGAAACTCACAATACGCGGTCATCCCGACGCGGATCTACCAGCACTTTCTGGCGACCTGCGAGCATGACCTCGGGATCGCTGAGAGCGTCGGGAACGCGCTGTCGGACTATCTCGCGCGCGCATACGCCGGCGAGAGCCCTGACGTCTGTGCCGCACTGAAGACGGCTGCTGTCCACTTCGGGTGCAAGGACTCTCTTTACGTCGTTTCGTCGCTTGTGGCGAAGATCAGCGCGTTATGTCAGCTTGTCATCCTGTCGTTCACGGGCATGCGCGCAATGGAAGCGCAGAACCTGCCGTACCACTGTCTGAGCGAGACCCGGCTGGATGGTGTGACGCACTATGCCATCGAGGGCGTGACGACCAAGCTGTCCGGCGGGCGTCCCAAACGCGCATGCTGGGTGACGAGCCCGCTCGGTGCTCGCGCCGTCAGGCTCGCGCAACGGCTGTCTGGCGAGGCGCACCGTGCGCACAGCGCACCAGGCTACGCCGAATCGACGGACGGTTCCCACCTGCTGTTCTGTCGGATGGGTCTGCATCTTAAGTACGTGGCAAACCGGGCGCCCAGTACCATACATAACGAGGTCGAAGCTTTTCGTGAGCGCGTCTTCCCAACGATTACGGCCGAGGACATCGCCGAACTGAAGCGTGTCGACATGCACCGCGCATGGGAAGACGAACCGAACTACACAGTCGGGCAGCAATGGCCGTTCACGCGTCATCAGCTTCGCCGCTCGCTCGCGCTGTATGCGCAACGCAGCGGCCTCGTCACGCTGCCGACGCTCAAGCGTCAGTTGCAGCACATCACGCAGGAGATGAGCATGTACTACGCTCGTGGCTCGGCGTTTGCGAAGGGCTTCATCGACACCGACAAGGCTCACTTCGCGAAGGAATGGGCCGAGGCGCAGGGCCTGTCCGAGTACCTTGCGTACGCTGAGCAGGTGCTGTTCTCTGACGAGCGGCTGTTCGGCGGGCACGCAGCATGGACACGGAGCCGTGCCGTGCAGGCGTCGCCTGTGTCGGTCTACTCACGCGAGCAAACGGTGAGGATGTTCGGGAAGGGCGAACTGGCGTACCGCGAGACGGTGCTGGGCGGCTGCGCCAGCGTCGAGCCGTGCAAGTCGACGCCGCTCGACTGGATGCGTCTGGATTGCCTTGAATCGAACTGCCGTAACCTCGTGGTCGTGCCGTCGAAGCTTCAGCGCGTGATCAAGGCGCAGCAGGCCACTGTCGAGAAGCTGCGCGCTGTCGATGAGGCGAGCGTCGAGAGCCGCATCGAGGCACAGACGCTGCAACGACTGCTTGACGCGCAAGAGAAACTGATGAAACCGGAGGCCGCATGAGCGATGCCATGACCGACTATTACGCCGCCCTTGAGCGGCTGAAGAAGCGCAACGGTGCGCGTATCAACAACGATACCGTGGCAATCGAGGCGGGCCGCAAGAAAGGCAGCATCAAGAAGTCGCGCCCTCAGTTCGCCGAGCTGATCGAAGCAATCGATGCGGTCAACGTCGTAGGCGAGCGGCCAAAGCTCGAACTGACCGAACGTCTGAACCGCGCGAAGGGCAACGCGAAGGATCTGCAGGCACAGCTTGACGAGTCGCTGGCTCGTGAACTCGCCCTGCTGCGTCAGGTATTTAGCCTGCGCAAAGAACTGGCAGCGCTGCGTGGCGGTAGTGTCCTGCCCTTGCAGTCGCGCTAGATCTCGAAATACGATATAGCAAACTTGCGGAGGAAGATGGACACGCGATGGTCGTTGTGTCCACTTTTTCTCCCAATCTAATGGACACCCTGCAGACTGCCGATTTCAGTATTTTCAAGGTTCCGCCTGATGTCCATCGTTTTTCTCTTGCGCGTAGACCCAGCGCGAGCGCATAGCCAATCACTGCGCGGGTTGCCACATCGAGCACCAGCAGGATCCAGATCCTGTGCAGCACGAGCAATGTTTCGAAACCGAACGGATCGTCGATGCGCAGCGTCAGGCGCACGTCGATCTTGTGACCGTCGAATTCGACCTCCTCAAATGGACGGGTTGCGGGTTTGCGAACGGCTTCAGGATCGCCGTTCCAGCGATGGCTGATCTGCTGGGCGCCTGCTGCCCGAGCCGCCGCGTCGAAATTACGGTTCGACAGCGCGCGAGCATGACTGGCAAGCGATCGCTCGCCAAGATATTTCTGGTTGAAAGGATATTCGTGTGCCTGAATGCCCGACTGCCGGCATTGCGCAAGAAAGCCTCCATGCAGTCGCCACAGGTGCCGATGCACTTCGGTGAGCTCTGCATGCTTCCTGCTCCGTTCGGCGACCTTGCGTTCGATCCAGCGCGCGATGTCTGGATAACGCTGCAGCAACTGGCTGAAGGCGCCGCTGGCATTGCTTGCAATGCCCTCGCGGGATGGCTTGACCGGCGAGCGTCGGTCGTACGACCGCGTGTGCTGATAAGGGATCAATGCGCGGCAGCCGAAGATTCGACCATCGTCGTGCTGCGTGATGCATCGCTCGAAGACGCGATAAAGGTCGGTGAAACCCAGTTTCGTTTCCCGGCTGATTTCGCGCAAAGGTGTGTGGCCGTCCAAAAACAGCGTCATCGCCCGAATCCGGCGCTTCAGCAGGTCGCGCCCCTCATCAGAAAGCGCGCTGTCGTCTGCCGCCGGCCATTGACCAATATCGGCCAGATCGCGCGGAATGGAGCTTCGATCGAACCGCAATGCGCCGAAGGCGATCTGCTTCATACCAACTCCAGATAGGTATTCGGCCCCAGCGGCTCAAATGGAAGCGCCGGGCATCGCACGTCGCCGCGCAGTACCAGTCTGAAGACGACCGAGCGAACGAGCATCGGATCGACCGTCGCGAATTGCCGTTCGAGTTCTGCCAGCGTAGCGCCGTCGCTGCACGCGGTGATTACGCCGGGTGCCAATTTCTCGACTGGAAGCGTGTGACTAGCTGCCAAGTAACGAAGCATCATGATCCGGTTTTCGCGAAGCACTTGAGGGTCGTCGAGCTCCGTTGGACGAATCATCTGCAACTGCAACGAAGAAGCCCGACTCCACGACTGAAAAGCCGGGAACAGGAGACTGCCCTGCGCCGCTGACGTCGCTTCCGCCGTTCTCAGCAAAAGGCACAATTTCTCGTCGTTGTGCGTGCGGACCCAGAAGTCGACAACCCGGGGCGGCTTTGCATCAGGAATGCAAACGGGCCGCTCGCAATACGTAATCACGTGCGGATCTGATTCGAGGCGAACCCACAGATCGAGGGCGAGCCGCCCAAACAAGGTTAGCCGGCGCCCGAGCTTCGGACCGAAGAGATCATATCGGTGCGCGCCGTGCGGACGTGCGTTGTTGACTGCCCGCAAGAAACGTGGTGGTATCATCGACAACGCTCCGGTTTGGCCGACCATCATGTTTTAGTACAAAACGAGCCGGACATCCGCCCGTCTGACATCGACGGGTTTGCGGTTTCGCACGTCAATTCAATCATTACAGAATACGTATCAATCGCTACGTTTTTCGACGTCAATAAATGTGTATATGCACATTATCCGCGTTTTGGCGACCGGACTATCCGGCGACCGCGTCCAGCCGTGAAACAATCCAACGGAAAGACGGCGAAATTGGCCGCAAAGCCTTGCCGTCACTGCTTCTTAGGATGATGAAGTCGTCCACTTCCCTGTTTCACGAACGCGTCAGGTAGAGAGCGCCGGGGCATGTGACATTTCAGACATTCTCTTCCTTCGTTTGGCATTTCCGACTTTCGCTTCTTCACGCGCAGAAGCAAAAGTAATTACGACACAGACAGCAACCCAACCCTCGCCCATTGCCGGCTGACCGGAGGTGCTGCAACTTTCCCTTCAACCGACGGACGCTCAGGCGCGCAGCGTAGTGAACAACACATTTTCCGTAATCAGGAACAGGCCACGCGGATGGAACATACAGGCGAGATCGGGGACGTCGAGGATGTTGAGTTTCGCGAATTGCCGGATACGCCGGACCGGCCCGCAGCCCGGCCTCGGAAAGTGGTCGCCGGCGCGAAGGTCCGGCAGGCGCAGCACGGGAAATCGGAAGGCCGCCATATCGGGCTGCAGCATCTGGCGTTCTTCCGCGGCTATCTGGAGGGGCTCGATCTGGCCGAGCTGGCGGACCAGTATCTTGAGTTCGGCCGCAACGCCCGCAAGGCAGCGGCCACGCGCAACTGGCTGGTGACCGCTTTCGTCGCCGCTGCCCGCAAACGTGAGGATTTTGCCACCGCGCGACTGCTCGCGATCCGCCCGGCGGCGCTGGCCACGATCGACACGGCGGCTGCTCCCGCGCCGTCCCTGGGCGACTTCGCCGCCCAGCACGATCCGGACGGCTTCTACACCGAAAAGGAACTGCTCGAGCTGTTCACCACGCACCACGCGCGTCCAGGCGCGAGCGATGTCGCGGCGCTGCGCCGCCAGCAGCGCAATGCACGTCTTCGCATCCGGCAGATGGCAGCGCTCGACGCGCTAGCGCGCCTCGTGGTCGAAGATCCCAAACCGGAACACCACGTGCTCGGTTGGTTTGACACGGCGATTGCACTGCGCCTGTCGGACGTGGGCATCACCACGATCGGCAGACTGGTTCAGACCATCAACGCAGTCGGCTACCGCTGGTACCGGAACGTGCCGCGGCTTGGAGAAACGGGCGCACGCCGCATTGCAGCGTGGCTCGAAAATTATCGCGACGTCGACGGGCTCGGCATCGCGCAGGCGGCGCTGGTGCACCCGTCTGAGCGCGGCCTGCCGGCGCCGCAGTTGCGACGTGAACCGGTCACTGCAATCGTACCGCTGGAGTATTTCGTGGCGCCGACAGATCGCGACGGCTCGCGCGGCGCCAACCGCAATCCAAACAAGAACAACAGTGGCGCAGCGAATGACCTGCAGGCTATAGCCTTCTGGCTGGCCGACTACGAGAATCCGAATACGCGTGAGAAGTACCGCGCCGAGGCCGAGCGGCTGCTTCTCTGGGCAATCTTTGCGAAAGGCAAAGCCCTGTCGAGTCTCGACATCAATGACGCGCGCGACTACATCAACCGCTTCCTCGTTGATCCCCAACCGGCCGCGCAATGGGTCATGAACCGGGCCGTGCCGCGGGGCGATCCCGAGTGGCGCCCTTTCCGCGGCCCGTTGTCGGTCAAGAGCCGCCAGGACGCGCTCGCGGCACTCAAAAAATTCTTCGGCGACCTCGTCAACGCACAGTATCTTGACCACAACGCGTTTGCAAAGATCAAGGTTTTCCTTGGCAGCGAAACCGACGAAGCTGGCAATGAGCGCCGGGTTGCCGCCAAGCCCCGCGTTCAGGTCGAGCGCAGCCTGACGCGCGAAGCTTGGTCCTTCGCGATGCGCGTGCTAGACGCCCTGCCCGACTCCGCCGCCGCCGCTCGCATGCGCTTCGTGCTTGCGCTCACATATAGCACGGGCCTGCGCCGCGCCGAGGTGTGTGGCGCCTTCACGGACGATATTAGCGTCCGTTACGCCGGCGCTGAACTTGGCTCCATCCATCTGCTGCGCGTGGTCGGGAAAGGCGCGAAGGAGCGCTTCATTCCGCTCGTGCCTGCCGTACTGGAGGCGCTTGGCGACTATCTGGAAACGCGGGAATTCCCTCGCGATCCCCTCGTCTGCCCGGTCGGCACTCCGCTTATCCCCGCGCTGCCCGACAAACAGGACATTGGCCGGGTGCGGCGTGAAGCGGCCGCGCGCGGCGACGATGTTCACAAGGCGCTGGCAGCGCTCGCCCGTCAGGCTGGGCCCATCCATCACGACCAGTTGTACAAGGCAGTGAAGCGGTTTTTTGCTACCGCCACCGCCGCAGCGTTGCGCGAGAATTCGCCGCATGCCCGCGCATTCGCAGAAGTCAGCCCGCATTGGTTACGGCACACTTTCGTTTCACACGCGGTCGCGAACGGCATGAGTCTCGAGAGTGCGCGGAATTTTGCGGGCCACGACTCGCTCGATACGACGTCGATCTACGCGACAGCGGAACTCGGCCGTCAGTATCGGGAAGCTGAAGCATTCCTGCGGCGGGCTTCAGCTTGAGGCGCGCGACGTTGCTTGCGTTTGCGTATGGCGCCGGTCGACGCCGGATGAACTGTGCGGCGGCCTAACCGCCGGTATCAGCGTTCCTCGCAGAAATCGACCTACCGGCCTGCTGTTAGAAAACTGTCAGAAAAGGGATTGAAACGCCTCAGTCATTCGCCTGCACTGCCCCTCCTGCCAGTTTTCTGACATCAATCTCAGCTTTCAAGCCCTCCCCATTGCAAGCAAGATGGCGCGAAGCGCCGTGTCGCTAGAACGATGGCATTTCAGTATATAAGGTCATCTTCCAGTCCCAATCAGCAGCTTCGCTAAGGAAAGCGCCGCGTCATCCGCGGCCAGAACTGCATTAACAATGGTCTCGATCTCTCGAGCGCGTAACGCCACACTGGCAAAGTCCGGGGTGTCGATGCGCAGGTATTTTCTGCCCTTCGCAATGCTGATTCGGACCGCCTTCTTTGGTAGATGCTGTCCCGTGGTCAGAAAGGCGAAGATATCAGCCGTCGTGCTTCCAGGAGAAAGACTTGAAGCGCGCTCCGAAATAAGTTTCTCTCCGACCTCCTTGATTAAAGCGTGGAGTGTGGCGACTTCAGCGCTCGACAGCGGCTTGTCGGCGATCGCCTCCAACAGGCTTTCGGGCAATCGACCGACTGCCACCATCCTTGACGCATGAGACTTCGAGACGCCAAGGCCAGCTGCCATAGCCCTTTGGTTGAGCCATAGGCCCCGTTCGATCATTGCCGCATAGAATCGGCCAATCACAACCACCGGAGCCTTGGCGGCACGGAGCCGGTTGTGTACAGCCACCGCGGTGAGCTGGTTCGGAATTTGACGAGCGCTAAAGTCGTACTGCATGTTCAGGTGCCTCACTTGATCGTTTGGATCTTACGTCCGGAGCTTATCGTTCTGGTATGCGTGTCAAGAACGCAGTCGCCTGCGAAGCTGGTCTCGCAGAGCGCTAAGGGCACCGAGCGCAACCGTGTCGGGTCGCTTTTGGGAAGGACTAGCGGGCGGGACGCACGCCGTCGCACCGGTGACAACAGGCCATAGCCCCGCGGCGATAGCTGTCATCGCGTCATCGGCCATGCTGAACGGGACGCTGCCGTGCCGCCCCTCCCCAACGACGAGGAAGGCTCCGTCGTCCACCTGCCAGTAGCGGCCCCTTGGGTCAACGTATCGCTGCCCCTTCAGATTCGCGATAAGTGCTCTTCTGGCTTGGGTCTCCCTCTCCTCACGCCGCTTAGCCTCGGCTTTGGCCGTTTCCGCCAGCCTCGCTTTCGCGATGGCTTCGAAATCAAGAGGTAACGAGATGAGCGACGAAAGATAGGCGAACAACTCGCGGCCACGTAGGGCACCGAGAGACTTGGCCGCATGAGCGACCACGTTTGACAATCGGGTACCAGCTTGGCGCGCTTTTTTCATGAGCGAGAAGAGGCCCGACAAGCTAAGTTCGTTGTCGGTATGCAGCCACGCCAGATCGGCAGGGACTGTTCTGCCACTTATTTTGCAAAAAGAGCCAGGGCCTCGGCCCGGCTGATTCTTCAAAGAAGACTGCTTGGGGTTCTTGTTTACGTCTTGCACCGGTGCAATATCGCGTCCACGCTCAGTCGGCAACAAGCCGAGCCGACGTACAGCTTCGGCGGTCAAGCGTACGAAGGCGACCAGTTTCAGGGCGCGTCCAATGCGCCCTTGGTCGTCCCGCTCGATCAAGCCGGCGTTCTGCAGAACCGCGAGTGCGCGATAGACAGTCGCTTCGTTGACGCCTAGGCGCTGCGCAACAGTGGACTTTTTGATCCATATATCGCACGTCGGATTGTGTTGACTGACTCCATAACGAATCAAACACGCAAGAACTCGTCGATGATTTTCTGAGAGATCGATGTCAGTAAAACCCTCGTACACAACGACCAACGCATTCGCAATTTTTCCAGGTAAGGCTGAAAGATGAGACGCTGACGATTCAAAGCCTTCGTTGGCGAGCTCAGTTGTCGAAGCCGGAGACGTCTGAATCGCTTGTACGTTTCCGGAGCGAGTCGTTCCGTCTAGATGTGCGTTATTCAGGCCGGCAATAGCCGGTAGGCAAAGCGAGTCCATTCACGCTTCCTTTTTTCGTGAATTTTCTGGGAAAGCGTTGACAGCGCCCCGGACTCTTCCTAGACTCTCATATGTTGATGTTGAGGTTCGAAAGGGCGCCAACCCTTTTAGGAAGTACCAAGTGCCGCAACTCTGCAAAAGCCAAGAACGCCAATTCTTGGCTTTTGTTTTTTGGGATGCTCCTTCTATGTCTTCATAGCGTCCTCCGCCTTCGATGGTGTACAAAAGAAAAGGGCCCAGTGATGGGCCCTTTTCTTTTGCATCGCGCCGCTTGGCAGCGGTCGCCTATCTCCTGTTCGATCGGTTTGCAGCGTCCTGGCATCTCGCTGCAACGCAAGAGTCCCGCGGAGACCGTGCACCGGTGCAACATCGGACGCCGGGAATTGAGCTTGTACCGGTGCAACATCGGACGCCGGGAATTGAGCTTGCACCGGTGCAACACCGGAGGCCGCGTATCGGGCTTGCACCGGTGCAATGCGTGCGTGGAGGTTATGACGTTGTACCGCTGCCACGTGGGGGCCGGTACAAACTGGCTTCGGCAAAAAGCCCGAGCAAGCCCATACAACAATTTGCACCGGTGAAATACAGCCTTGACCCAACGTCCGGAACCGGTCGCTTTGGCAGAATGGAATGGGAAGCGTCGCGGAATTCATCGCGATTGCATTTCCCCTCACATCTTCCAGAAAAAGGGTCATATCAGTTTCCGCCCCTTATCTTAGCGAGTCTCTGTTCCAGCGCCGCCAACAAGTCGTCGGGACCTTCGCTAATCAGACCGGAAACAACTTCAAATACGTCCGAGAGGACCTTGTAGTTCTCGCTGGAGAGGGTGGCGGCGGTCGAAAGCTTGAACTCCAACGCACCGTT comes from Paraburkholderia aromaticivorans and encodes:
- a CDS encoding integrase, translating into MLIAALAERPDWYRIEDDAVVTRDTDGHPASLFGDDAWDIRAYAIGSRRTNIHFRGHPPNDAGRILSDTTTRQWKQVMYFLMHEATETVPASSTLQSCSVYLKDFIFFAAERQLTLYEGLSNIPVVLDYVAQAGMDMKAQRLHSILAKLHRLGAEATGLRVPLTQLHKPLLERSAQRAGNSQYAVIPTRIYQHFLATCEHDLGIAESVGNALSDYLARAYAGESPDVCAALKTAAVHFGCKDSLYVVSSLVAKISALCQLVILSFTGMRAMEAQNLPYHCLSETRLDGVTHYAIEGVTTKLSGGRPKRACWVTSPLGARAVRLAQRLSGEAHRAHSAPGYAESTDGSHLLFCRMGLHLKYVANRAPSTIHNEVEAFRERVFPTITAEDIAELKRVDMHRAWEDEPNYTVGQQWPFTRHQLRRSLALYAQRSGLVTLPTLKRQLQHITQEMSMYYARGSAFAKGFIDTDKAHFAKEWAEAQGLSEYLAYAEQVLFSDERLFGGHAAWTRSRAVQASPVSVYSREQTVRMFGKGELAYRETVLGGCASVEPCKSTPLDWMRLDCLESNCRNLVVVPSKLQRVIKAQQATVEKLRAVDEASVESRIEAQTLQRLLDAQEKLMKPEAA
- a CDS encoding site-specific integrase; the protein is MIARRTTIRQLPLTEVVDRDTPGVTPVSITTPEGGTIYHTVPLADPATGKQRDARSQWISSTFPLFPVVRLADGAPWAEANIWLIDMLEAKSSPNMLTYASIADDLAGFRRYLDDEGIDWLTFPANKRQRPTYRYSASIKLAVQAGELSAGVAKRRMGAVVRFYRWLITEAGFRPANAPWVESDRFIGFKDQKGFSGVIEVKTTDLSIRCRRAEDPWDDRIQDGGRLRPLSSSEQSVLLESLAALGNIEMTLVHLFALLTGARIQTVLTLRAKHVMCKPGEFHGDDFRLACGPGTGIDTKGGVKGVLHLPRGFYERLYIYVHSDRARKRRQLADGGDHPDQPLFLSYRGAPLYEDRASRGPVSTGPQVRRHVKTGQAVRQFIKDELLPMMRAQLGNLRYEFSFHDLRATFGLNMVDAMTANETKYTRALDQLRQLMWHTRLSTTEGYLSYRENRKLFDAVQDSWGTHLSTLVTRALDTAVAV
- a CDS encoding phage integrase family protein, whose amino-acid sequence is MEHTGEIGDVEDVEFRELPDTPDRPAARPRKVVAGAKVRQAQHGKSEGRHIGLQHLAFFRGYLEGLDLAELADQYLEFGRNARKAAATRNWLVTAFVAAARKREDFATARLLAIRPAALATIDTAAAPAPSLGDFAAQHDPDGFYTEKELLELFTTHHARPGASDVAALRRQQRNARLRIRQMAALDALARLVVEDPKPEHHVLGWFDTAIALRLSDVGITTIGRLVQTINAVGYRWYRNVPRLGETGARRIAAWLENYRDVDGLGIAQAALVHPSERGLPAPQLRREPVTAIVPLEYFVAPTDRDGSRGANRNPNKNNSGAANDLQAIAFWLADYENPNTREKYRAEAERLLLWAIFAKGKALSSLDINDARDYINRFLVDPQPAAQWVMNRAVPRGDPEWRPFRGPLSVKSRQDALAALKKFFGDLVNAQYLDHNAFAKIKVFLGSETDEAGNERRVAAKPRVQVERSLTREAWSFAMRVLDALPDSAAAARMRFVLALTYSTGLRRAEVCGAFTDDISVRYAGAELGSIHLLRVVGKGAKERFIPLVPAVLEALGDYLETREFPRDPLVCPVGTPLIPALPDKQDIGRVRREAAARGDDVHKALAALARQAGPIHHDQLYKAVKRFFATATAAALRENSPHARAFAEVSPHWLRHTFVSHAVANGMSLESARNFAGHDSLDTTSIYATAELGRQYREAEAFLRRASA
- a CDS encoding integrase; the protein is MPIAVGTTLLHPERALLKWEGIRNRSDIGQICYLTRDTSNTRQTRHTFDPRSFSSERTKVVRLLVTQLSERVTLGAKRPETIYGALRGVLDFVNWADRLGLHQVLCDEKATADAVHRYFREKREQVPLGNLNHNTVARIQHNLLSMLREFFRNDDFCADARVLRQQQYAYAPTVVPDAEAQAALLAWADALFSSISTLVLEFKPYPVRVTTARGENLCLVPHTHSRSEGDDSNGLLGWNLETGQLRTLEELKRRMAEAGAKNPRHRSWAIVRLTAKHLAAANEDAQSPIRRSHASMAAFCFATLFLAETGVSLAQLLAMKWSPELAASLQDASVVRQKFREVKYRAGGMEVTFTVSLAFMPKLKAYVALRKYLVQDANWDALFIVVGHHAQLRRLAGLSTQFLDRLYSRLRTLGIVLPRISARQWRAAKQDWAISNHGPVVAAKLMGHSLATALRSYSNGTDTAHKAEMGAFLASVEKTVLKAGNDPAGTIKSAVGVCIEFHKPAPIAASVTVQPDCRSTEGCLFCDQYRVHADATDIRKLLSCRHCVRLVSGGAGSFEQYESSFGAVLRRVDFLLVELRKRDSALVGQIERDVDIDGNLDAFWSTKLDQLYELGVA